The sequence GTGACGGCCTTCCGCGGCGGTCCGGAGCAAGTGCATTACGCGGCGAGCAAGGGCGGCCTGAACTCGTTGACGTCGTCCATGGCGGTCGCGCTCGGCCCTTACGGCATTCGGACGAACGCCATTCTGTGCGGCGGCGTCCCGACGGATATTAACCGCCGCCAGTTCGCGAACGGCGTGCCGGCGCCGAAGGCGAAGAGCCGCGGAGTGCCCGCGGGCAGAATCGGAAGCCCGGAGGATATCGGGAAGGCGGTCGTCTTTCTCGCCTCCGACGACAGCGAGTGGGTGACCGGCGCGGCGCTCGCCGTCGACGGCGGCGCGCTCGTCTTGTAAATCGAAACGGGAGGAACCGTCATGTTGGAACGCATCGCGAAAACGAAAGATCCCAGAACGCGGTATTACGTTACGCCGACCCGCGTCTTGTGGCAAACGGAGGGCGAAGGGGTCGAGGTCCTATCGGCCGAAGCGCTGCTGGAGGAGCGCGACGGTCAGGCGACGCTCGGAGGCGGCGAAGCCTGCATCCTGAGCAATCGAGGCGGGCAAGCCGGCCTGCTGCTCGACTTCGGCACGGAATTGCAGGGCGGCGTGCAGATCGCGCTATGGACGGCCGGCACCGGCGCGAAGACGACGAAGCTGCGCGTGCGGTTCGGCGAATCGGCGGCGGAGGCGATGAGCGAGCGCGGCCCGTCCTCCACCGCTACGAACGACCATGCGGTCCGCGATACGATCGTCGAGGTTTCCAGCTTCCTCGGCGCGACGGACATCGGAAATACCGGCTTCCGCTTCGTGCGCATCGACCTCTTAGACCCGGAAGAAAGCATTCGGATCAAGAGCGTGCGGGCGTTCCTGTTGATTCGAGAGCTCGAGCGGCCGGGAAGCTTCCGCTGCAGCGACCCGCTGTTGACGCGGATCTGGGAGGTCGGGGCGTACACCGTGCACTTGAATATGCAGGAATATTTATGGGACGGCGTGAAGCGGGACCGCTTGGTATGGGTCGGGGATATGCATCCGGAGACGTCGACGATCCAAGCGGTGTTCGGCAATCACGAGGTCGTGCCGCTAAGTCTTGATTTCAGCCGCGACGAAACCCCGCTGCCCGGGTGGATGAACGGCTTCCCCAGTTATTCGATGTGGTGGATCTTGATCCACCGCGACTGGTACCGTCAATCCGGCGATATGGATTATCTGCTCGAGCAGAAGTCGTACCTGCTCGGCTTATTGGCGGCGCTGATCGGCCACGTTCGGGACGACGGCACGCACGATGCGCCGAGCGCGTTCCTGGACTGGCCGACGTCTCCCAATCGGGCGGGCGTGGAGGCGGGCGTCCACGCGCTGTTCGTCTTGGCGCTGCAGGCCGGCGCGGAGCTGTGCGGCCTGCTGGGAGCGGCGGAGGCGGAGCGCGATTGCCGGCGGGCGGAGCGAACGCTGCGGCGGCGCGTGCCGGAGCACGGCGGCAGCAAGCAGGCGGCCGCTCTCATGGCGCTCTCCGGGCTGGTCGATCCCGTCGAAGCGAACGAGCGGGTTCTGGCGGTGGACGGCCCCCGAGGCATCTCGACGTTCCTCGGGTATTACGTGCTGAAGGCGCGCGGCGAAGCCGGCGACTTCGTCGGCGCGCTCGACGTCATCCGACGATATTGGGGCGGCATGCTCGAGCTCGGGGCGACGACGTTCTGGGAAGATTTCGACCTGTCGTGGATGGAAAACGCGTCGCGGATCGACGAGCTGCCGGTGCCCGGCAAGGTCGACGTGCACGGCAGCTACGGCGATTATTGTTATAAAGGATACCGGCACAGCTTATGCCACGGCTGGGCGTCCGGCCCGACGGCTTGGCTGTCGGAGTACGTGCTCGGCGTCCGTATCGTCGAGCCCGGATGTCGCAAGCTTGCGATTCGGCCGCGGTTGGGGGACCTGGAATGGGCGGAGGGCAGCTTCCCGACGCCGTTCGGTCCCGTGCGCGTCGCCCACCGGCGGCGCGCGGACGGCGCGGTGGAGACGGAGATCGACGCTCCGGTCGGCGTCGAGATCGAATACGCATGATCCAATAGAACTATGATCGGCCTTTCGTCTGCGACGGGAGGCCGGTTCTTTTTCCGGAGGCGCCTTGAAATGGGATGAACACATAAAGTATACTTAAGTCATGACAAGGAGCGGAGCGTGCTATCATTGAAACTTGAGAAAACCCCGATGTACCAAACGATCGTCGACGATTTGAAGCGAAAGATCGCGGCGGGGGCGTTCGATCTGAACGAACCGCTGCCGACGCAGGTCGAATTCGCGAAAATATACAACACCAGCGAAATTACGACGCGCCGGGCGCTGACCGAGCTCGCGAACGAAGGGTATATTTATCGCGTGCGCGGAAGGGGGACGTTCATTCGACTGGAATCGGACGGGAAGCCGAAGGACAAGACGATCGCGCTCGAGCGCATCTATCTCGCGCATTCCTCGATTCCGCTCGGGACGTTCAGCCACCGATTCTACGGGGATCTCGCCGCCGGCATCCAGGAGGTGTGCGAGGAACACGGCATCCGGTTTCATCTCTTGGACGTCGGTCATAAGAACGCGCTGCCCGCGAAAGACGAGAAGACGGGCTTCGTCCTGCTGCCGAACGCGAACACGAATCCGGATTTGCTGCGCCGCTGGAAGGAAGAGGTGCGCAAGCTCGTTACCGTCCATTTCTATTATCCGCAGCTCCAAATTCCGTACGTCATCGTCGACAACTTGACGGGCGGCTTCTTGGCGACGCAGCATCTGCTGTCTCTCGGCCATCGCCGCATCGGCATCGTGCTGACGGGGAAGTCGGCGCTCGAGATGAATCAGGAGTTCTCGCTGCGTCTGCAGGGCTATCGGCTTGCGCTGTCGCAGTATAACGTCGACTTCGACCCGGACCTCGTCTCCGTCATCGAGATGGACGAGGAATCGGCGGAGATGGGCTACGCGGGCGCGAAGAAGCTGCTCTCGCTGCCGAAGCCGCCGACGGCGATGTTCGTCACGAGCGATTTCAAGGCGGTCGGCGCCATGCAGGCGATCAAGGACGCCGGACTTCGCATCCCGGAGGACATCAGTGTGATCGGATACGACGATACATTGATCAGCCCTTATTTGGAGCCGAGTTTGACGACGATCAATCAGAATACGATTTCCGTCGGACGCAGAGCCGCGGAGATGTTGATTTTCGAATGGAAGCAACACGAAGAGGGGCGGCTGCTGAAGGAAGAGATCGTCCCGAAGCTGATCGTGCGCGACAGCACGACGGAGCTTGATCCATACGCTTGAACCCCTTAACGCCGCAAGGCGTTATTTTTTTCGACATCGTTCAACAAAGTATTCTGTTTACTTTCAGAATATACTTATTGATAAACAATTACTTTATGTATATAATGATGGTAATAAGTATACGTTTTAAATTATCGATCGGAAACGGAGGTGAACGAAACTTTCGGCGGTATTGTGTAAGCGCTTAGATGAGCATTCATTTTCGGATGGATCCTATCGTTGAAAAGGAGAGGTCGTTACATGCGGCTAAAGAAATCAATCTCATTGCTTCTGACCCTGATGTTGTCGGGTTCGCTTCTCGCGGCCTGCACGAATTCCGGCGGCGACGCAGCCGAAGAACCGCCTGCGGAGCAGCCCGCGCAAGAAACCGAACCGAAGCCGGCGACGGAGACGCCGGCGCCGGAAGCGGAAGCGTCCGAATTGGAAGGCACGATTCGCATCTCGCTTCCGAACGCGTCCGCGGGCGTCTGGAACGCCGTCGCGCAAGGCTATATGGCGAAGCATCCGAAGGTGAACGTCATCGTCGACAATAAACCGTTGGAAGGTTATCGGGAATGGCTGACGGCGCAATTCGCGGCCGGCACGCCGGACGTCGACTTCGTCGTC is a genomic window of Paenibacillus antri containing:
- a CDS encoding alpha-L-rhamnosidase-related protein, which codes for MLERIAKTKDPRTRYYVTPTRVLWQTEGEGVEVLSAEALLEERDGQATLGGGEACILSNRGGQAGLLLDFGTELQGGVQIALWTAGTGAKTTKLRVRFGESAAEAMSERGPSSTATNDHAVRDTIVEVSSFLGATDIGNTGFRFVRIDLLDPEESIRIKSVRAFLLIRELERPGSFRCSDPLLTRIWEVGAYTVHLNMQEYLWDGVKRDRLVWVGDMHPETSTIQAVFGNHEVVPLSLDFSRDETPLPGWMNGFPSYSMWWILIHRDWYRQSGDMDYLLEQKSYLLGLLAALIGHVRDDGTHDAPSAFLDWPTSPNRAGVEAGVHALFVLALQAGAELCGLLGAAEAERDCRRAERTLRRRVPEHGGSKQAAALMALSGLVDPVEANERVLAVDGPRGISTFLGYYVLKARGEAGDFVGALDVIRRYWGGMLELGATTFWEDFDLSWMENASRIDELPVPGKVDVHGSYGDYCYKGYRHSLCHGWASGPTAWLSEYVLGVRIVEPGCRKLAIRPRLGDLEWAEGSFPTPFGPVRVAHRRRADGAVETEIDAPVGVEIEYA
- a CDS encoding GntR family transcriptional regulator → MLSLKLEKTPMYQTIVDDLKRKIAAGAFDLNEPLPTQVEFAKIYNTSEITTRRALTELANEGYIYRVRGRGTFIRLESDGKPKDKTIALERIYLAHSSIPLGTFSHRFYGDLAAGIQEVCEEHGIRFHLLDVGHKNALPAKDEKTGFVLLPNANTNPDLLRRWKEEVRKLVTVHFYYPQLQIPYVIVDNLTGGFLATQHLLSLGHRRIGIVLTGKSALEMNQEFSLRLQGYRLALSQYNVDFDPDLVSVIEMDEESAEMGYAGAKKLLSLPKPPTAMFVTSDFKAVGAMQAIKDAGLRIPEDISVIGYDDTLISPYLEPSLTTINQNTISVGRRAAEMLIFEWKQHEEGRLLKEEIVPKLIVRDSTTELDPYA